The following are encoded in a window of Podospora pseudoanserina strain CBS 124.78 chromosome 6, whole genome shotgun sequence genomic DNA:
- a CDS encoding hypothetical protein (EggNog:ENOG503P33P; COG:S), with amino-acid sequence MPPDTPLNSLPNEASFAIFPFSLLLSILNDLPTSDLLPLTAVSHHFSSIALRIFHHRLHNLAVSLSPSGRHKLILECYHPTAKISTPYLYCEYLSTDQFYDESSDSALRNSLGEVYSHFKPVLQDENRRPRTRYPRRRPEPEEEEEKTVPHQDIYLDADEGFSQLCVITNLVKLGPKPGLFLSHVNISEGLIRLKRNFLSTASSNRTAESEVLWADTKQTIGLKFKIEEKDTGIERPVLVAEGEELPVAYRLQFEELVVRTGELLEAFEGAERQEGEVDGEGREGRAVVIAAF; translated from the exons ATGCCTCCGGATACCCCCCTCAACTCGCTCCCCAACGAGGCAAGcttcgccatcttccccttTTCT ctcctcctaTCAATCCTCAACGACCTCCCAACctccgacctcctccccctcaccgcCGTCTCCCACCActtctcctccatcgccctccgcatcttccaccaccgcctccacaacctcgccgtctccctctccccctccggccGCCACAAGCTCATCCTAGAATGCTACcaccccaccgccaaaatCTCCACCCCCTACCTCTACTGCGAATACTTATCAACCGATCAGTTCTACGATGAGTCTTCCGACTCTGCCCTGCGGAACAGTCTAGGAGAAGTCTACTCCCACTTCAAACCCGTTCTCCAAGACGAGAACCGCCGTCCTCGAACGCGCTATCCCCGACGACGACCTGAacctgaagaagaggaggagaaaacTGTTCCCCATCAGGATATCTACCttgatgctgatgagggGTTTTCTCAACTCTGCGTTATCACGAATCTAGTCAAGCTCGGACCGAAGCCTGGGCTTTTTCTGTCACACGTTAACATCTCCGAGGGGCTTATCCGTCTTAAACGTAACTTTCTGTCGACGGCATCGTCAAATAGGACAGCAGAGTCAGAGGTACTGTGGGCAGATACGAAGCAGACTATCGGACTCAAGTTCAAGATTGAAGAAAAGGACACAGGAATAGAAAGGCCGGTattggtggcggagggggaggaactGCCGGTGGCGTACAGGCTGCAGTTTGAGGAGTTGGTCGTCAGAACGGGGGAGTTGCTAGAGGCGTTTGAGGGGGCCGAGaggcaggagggggaggttgatggcgaaggaagagaaggtaGGGCTGTGGTTATTGCTGCTTTTTGA